The Candidatus Eisenbacteria bacterium region CGTCAGCCGCTTCATCTGCTCGATCTCTGCCGCCAGGCGCCCCTTCATCGCGGACACGCTCATCAGCATGTCGTAGACGAGGCTGGGCAGGTCCCGGAAGACGTGGGCGGTGTGCTTGCGAGAGACCTTCGTCTCGCCGTGGAAGGCCAGGTTGTCGCAGACGAACACCCGGCTGCCGGCCACGAGCTGAACGCTCAGGGAGCGGTCGTACGAACTGCGCAGGCCGATGGCCAGGCCCCAGTCGGCGGTGTGGCCATTGCGACAGGTGAGGACGCCGAACATCTGGTTGCCATCGCGAGCGAGCGCGTAGCGCTCGTCCTGAACGGCGAGGCCGAAGCGCGGCAGGTGCAGGTGGATCTCCTCGACGAGCCGCCCGTAGGAGACCGGGACGTAGGAGTCGGTGGACTCGGGGACTTCGACGGAGGCGAGGTCGGCGAGGCTGGCGGACCAGCCACCGCGATGCAACATGAGGGTGGAGCGCATCGTGTGACTTCCTTCTCGGGGGCTGGCGATTTAGAGCAGCTGCCGGGCACGGAAGGAGACCACGCCCCGGCTAGCAACGATGACATGATCGAGCACGCCGATGCCGAGGAGTTCTCCAACCTCGACGAGCCGCTTGGTGATCGCCAGATCTTCTTCCGAGGGCTCGGGATCGCCGGAAGGGTGATTATGGACCAACACGACAGAGGCGGCTGAGGCAAGGATCGCCGGCTTGAACACCTCACGCGGATGGACGATCGAGGCATTCAAGGACCCGATGCTGACCGTCTCCACCGCATCGACTTCATGGCGGGCATTGAGCAGGACCACCAGGAAATGCTCGCGGGCGTGCTTCGTCAGTCGGCGCCCGAAGAGCTTGGTGACGTCCTCGGGACCACGGATCACGTGCGGCTGCTTGCCGCGGTACTTCCGTTTGGTGAGTTCACGGACGTACACGGGGACAACTCCTGCAGGGGCGGGTAGAAAGAAGGGCCCCGAGCGAACACGCGCGGAGCCCCGATGAGACTGGAAGGAACGAAACTAGGAAGGTGCGACGAGCCGCGGACGTTTCAGCATCAGCTGCCGTCCGTGGCCCCCGATAGCACGCGACGACCTCCGAGAGGCCTACGCGCCCGCGATCTCGCCGACACCTTCCCTTTCAGCCAGTTGGATCAACTGCTCGTCGGCCTGCATCGGCCAGGTACCGCGCCACTGCTGGCAGTGAGCGAAGTACTCGCACTCGGTGCAGCGCCACGACGGGTTCGGGAAGAAGTGCTCGGTCTCGATCGCGAGGGACACCTCGCGGATCAGCCGGGCGCTCCAAGACAGATCCTCGAGCGACCGGGTGGTCTCATGCCGCTCGAGCCGGGGTTTCGTGGTCTTGAGGAGCATGTCCAGCCGGAGGCGCGGGATCTTCCCCTTGAACAGCAGGAAAGCCAGCGCGTAGGCGGAAAGCTGCAGGTGCCGTTCCAATCCGCCGGATTCGAGCGTCCGGCCGGCGGTCTTGAGGTCCACGAGCACATCACCTTCCTCGATGAGGTCGATGATGCCTCGCAGACGCACCTCGAGGATTTCGCCGGTTTCGGGATCGGCCAGCTCGAGCTCGAACGGCTGCTCGACCGCGACCGGCTTCGTCCCGTTGGCGGACTCCACGTAGAGCTGGAGCATGGCCCGCCCCTTCTCCGCGAGCCCATCGCGGGACTCTCGTTCGGAGAAGACAAGGGGCTCCACGTTCTGCGCGTACCAGTCCGCGTCGAAGACCTGCAGCACGTCGGGAAGCTCCGGCGATCGTCCGGCGAGCCGTTCCTTGTGGAACCACTCGACGGCCGCGTGGATCGACGTGCCGAAAGCCATGCCGGCGACGCGCCAGGGGCGCGGCACCTTGTCCACGTACTGGAAGCGGTACTTGAGCGGACAGCCGAGGTAGGCGTTGACCTGGCTAATGCTGATGACGCGTGGCTGAACCATTGCCGCCGCCGTTTCCGGGGGCGGAGGTCTGGAGCAGCTGGTCGATCATCTGCATAGCGGCGGTCTTCGTGATCTCGGACAGCGCCGAGACCTCGAAGATCTCCTTGATCCGGTTCTCCGCGGCGTCCTTGTGGAAGCCCTGCCCCGCCATGATGCGGAACAGGTAGCGACGCTGGCCTTCGGTCATCGGCTCGGAAGAGCCGTTGCCGCTGGATCGCGGAGCGGAGCCGTTGCCACGCGGGCGCGTGTACGTGCGGCTCGTGCCGTTCGGACGGGTAGCACCCGGTCCGGGGCTCGGACGAGGGACGCGGCTGGCGCCGTCCAACTCCTCGAGGGAGACAACGCCGACATTGACGGCGTCACGGAGGGCACGGGCCTTGGCCCGGGTCTCGGCCACACGGATCAGGTGCGGGGCGAGGAAGTCGTCGACGTTGCCGGGGTCGGCATCGCCTAAGGCTTCGAAGTGTCCGCGCTCGGTCTCGACCGAGGCCTTCACGATCGCGAGGCGTCCGTTGTCCTCACTCGGCTGGAGCACCAGCTCGGTGGCGATGGACTTCAGGCCCTCGTCGTGCGCGAGCTTGAGCAGCTCGGCGTAGGCAACGGTCTCCCGAGCATCGGGATGGGTGGTGGGCTGACGGGCCTCCATGAGGCACTCCTGACAAGGGGCGGGTGGAACAACAACGGCACCAAGAGTACTGCGTCAGGAAGCGTAGCTCCGCCCGGTTACCATTCGTAGAGAGGCGGACGTGACGGCGTCGCCTCGTCACAGTGGACAACTGCTCCGACCGCCTCGCTCAGCGCGGGATCAGTAGCGCGCCAAGATCTCCTGCCGCTTGCGCTCGTACTCGGCGTCCGTGATCAGCCCCTGATCGTGAGCCCGCTTGAGATCCAGCAGTTGCTGCTCCAGCGACTTCCCACTCGGCGGTGCGGCGGCAGAATCGGCACGCGCCACAGTCGGCGCCGCAACAACAGCGCTTTCCTTCAAGAGCTCCGGACGTACTTGTCCGAGCGCCTTCATGACGCGGTAAGACTGCTGGTGATCGGTCAGCGTCTCGACATCGCGCCGGCCCGCGAGATAGTCCACCAGCGCGGTGACCGTGGCGACTCTGGTCTGGTCCAGCGGGTGGTCGGCCAGAAGCACGTTGCGCTGCTCGGATGCGACGTCCGCGTTGTACCACTCGACAACTTGGTTGTAGTGCAGGCGCCTCTTCTCGGCGTCCGCGCACATGGCGTTGACCTTGTTCGCGTTCTCCTGCGTCTGGTAGGAGCGCGAGCTGTTGAAAAGGTTCTTGTTCTGCATGCAGTTGGCAAGGGCCTGATCGTAGGCAGCCTTGGCCTCGTCAAGCGTCCGCTGACGTTCCTGACGATGTTGGTCACGTTGGCGGATCATGCCGGTGAAGAAGTTGAGCCCGCGCATGGGATCGAAGCCCGCCTGCCGGGCGATGCACACGCCGATGGCGTCGGCTTCCTCTTCGTCGCCCCGGCTGTACGTGCTGCTGATGCTCGTCGAGATCGTGGAGAGCGCGTCCTTGTTCTTCGGGGACAACAAAGCGGCGAGATTGGCCAGGCCCGCCCAAGTGGTCGAGGCATCGTCCTGGCGGCGCTCGAGGTGCTTGAGCATGGAGTGCCCGGTCTCGTGTGCGAGGATGAGGCCGAGTTCGTCATCGCTTGGGTGCAAGTCCAGCAGGCCGGTCCAGACATAGATGTACTTCCCACCGACGACGAACGCGTTCACCACCTTCGGGTCACTGTCCAAGACCCGGACGACCCACTGATTTGGATCCTGCCCGGCCGCCTGAAGCACGGTGTCGGTGATGCGCTTGACGCGCGCATAGCGCTCATCCGTCACGAGGTAGATCTGGTGGCTCCAGGACTGCCCACTGGAGAGGATGTCATCGTCGTACTTGCGCGCCGCGGCAAGCGCCTGCGGCGAGATCGGCGATTGCAGCGCCGCGATAATCGCTTCAAGGCTATGCTGGTCGGCTGCGGCAGACTTCTCGGCCGAGGTGACGGCCACGATCGCCACGGCGAACAACCCGCAGCGCATCCACGCTGAACGTGCAATCGACATGCTTGGCACTCCTTGGGGAACCACAATCGGGTGGGCGGTGCGGACGCAAATCCGCCGTACCTCTTGTGTTCGACCAGAATACAAGCGTCCTTGAGACCCCCAGCCCACTGACGCCGCTCCCAGCTTACATCTCTGTGGCGGCAACCGCGATCGCCAGCGCGTCGAACATGTGCAGCCAGTACTTGTGCTTGGGCCGCAGGCCGAGTGCTGGCCGCGCTGGGCGTTTCGGGACGAGTTGGCGCAAGTGGCCGAAGCCGTGAGCAACGAGATGCTCGGCCACGTCGATCTTCGTGGCCCGGGGATTCCCGGTGACACGCTGACGAATAGCCACCGGCGAGAGTTCGACGACGTCGATGCCCAGTTCCTCCGATCGGTCACGCAGCTCATCGGCCAAGACGTTCAGCAGGTGGGCCCGATGGCCGGGCAAGTCAAAGGGTTTCTCGATCGCCACGACGTCGGGATCGTGCTCCTCGATCAAGTTCAGCACGTGCTGCTTGGCCAGCCCGATCGCTTCGTGATGGCGCTTGCCATTCGGCAGCGTGCGCACGCCGAACCAGACGAGCACGTGAGCCCGCAGGACAACGAGCCCCATCTCGCGGGTTCCGGGATCGATGCCGATGACGGTCTTGGACTGCATGAAGGTGTTGGGTTGATGGGTAAATCGAATGGGTGCCCTCCCGAGGACCGCCCGCCGTCTCCCCCTTGCGAGGAAGCGGCCGGGAGCGGTGGCGCCGGGGCAAGCCTGACGCGCCAGTTCTTCAGCCGGAGTGCCGGCTGCGGGAGGGCGGGTGCGCGACCACCTGGTGGTGCCACGCGAGGCCAACGGCATCGAGGTCGTTGAGCCAGTAGCGTTCCTTCCAGCGCCGGTCCTGCGTCAGCAGGAGCCGAAGTTGCGGGAAGCGATGCGCGACGATGACGGCCGCTTCGGCCTTCGTGGCCTTGCCATTCCCGGCGACCGTCTGCCGTACGGCTTGCGGCGAATACGTGTGCAGCGGGATGCGCCAGGCTTTGGCGATGCGCCGCGCGGCGAGCGTGATGCGGTGGAGGTTGTTGAGCCAGGGCACGGGATGCCGGTACGTCTTCTCCACGACGAGTGCCCCGGGACGGTGCCGATTGACGAGTCGGCCCATCCCCAAGGTTGCTTCGCGAAGTCGCTGGTCCTTGGGCAGTGAACGAAGCGGGATGACGCCGTGCTCGAGGAGACGTCGGCCGGCGAGGATGGCGTATCCGAGTTCCCGGGTGCCGGGATCGATGGCGAGGATGGGGCGGCTAGGATTTCTGGGCATGGGGTTTGGACTTGAGGAGGTAAAGGAAGAGCGCGGTACGCGAGCGGCGAATCTGCTCGTCGGGCGGGGCCAGTGCCCCGGCCAACGCCCGCCGGATGACTGGATCGGGGTGACGTCGCAGTGCCTCCTCGAATGCGTCGGTGCTCAACTTGTCCTTGAGCATCCGCTGCAAGCGAGCGACCGTGAAATACCGCTCGGCGGACGATTCGATCGGCTCCGGGACGAAGCCTTTCTTGATCGTGATCCGGACGAAGCCGTTCAGGCGCGCGGCCTCCACGTAGCCGGCCTTGCGGAGGTGGCCGAGCCAGGAACGGACGGTGCCTTCGGGCAGCCCCATCTCCCGCCCGATCACCGCGGGCTCGACCTCGATGGTGTCAGCGCCGGCCGGGAGCCGGGCCAACAGCTCGAGGTAGAGCCAGAGTCCAGCGCGCATGTGTCGCAGGTGGTAGGCCCGCGGATGCTCGAGGATGCGGCGATCGAGCTGTAGGGTGATGGTTGAAGTGGAGGACATGCAGCGCGAGGGGTTAGTTGGCTGAAGGTGGCTCCTTGGCGATCCGCGGCAGGAGAAACCGGAACAGGGCCGTGCGGTTCTTGCGCACTGAGTGCATCCGGCGGACACGATCCAGCGCCTTGCGAATCACGGCCGGCGCGTAGTACTCGACGGCACCACGGAACGTCGTCGGGTCGGTCTCGCCGAGCGTGGTGAGGATCTCCCGCAGGAGCGCTTCCTGGTCCGCCGGCGGCCTATAGCTCTCTTTCATCAACGGCTTTGATTGTGAAAGAGAGCTTTGAGAGCTATAGGCAGGATTCGCCGGAGCCCCGGATTTCGCGGGCTCCTTCGGTGCTTCGTGCTTCCTGCCAGACCATGATCCGGGGAGCTTGGCAACCAGGAATGGAAGGGGCGAGAGGATGTCGATCGCGCCGTGCCTCGTCGCTTCCTCGAGCAGCTCCCGCAAGAGGGCGAGGTCGATCCCGAGCTCGTCGAGCATGGTTGCTTCGTTGGCCAGGACGAGCCCGCGGGCGTTGGCCCGAGCCGTGAGCAAAGCGATCAACTGCGGCTCCGTCATGCGGCATGTGGCGTTGCCGCGTGCCGGGGGAGCCCGGCTGCCAGGCTGACGTCCGGATAGAGGGTGTCCGGCAGGACGCCGAGCTCTCGCGCCATGACCAGCAAGCGCGGGACGTTCGGCAGCCGCAGCCCACGTTCCCACAGCGAGACCAGGCTACGGTGGAGTTCGAGCTTGGCGGCCAGCGCCTGCTGGCTCAAGCCACGCTGAATCCGGCAGCGCCGAATGGCGTTCGGGAACCTCGGAGTGTGACGCGAAGGCCGCGGGGTGAACTGGATGGGCATAGGGTGAAGCGTAGCCGGCGACGTGTCGCCAGCGTAGGGAGGGCGAGGCGCGTCCCACCGCACCTGGCTGTGGATGACGCGCGACCTCTGGAACTCATTCTACCGAGCCGAAGAAAAACCGAACAGAGGGGGTGACGCGACACCCTGTGCGCAAGCTTGGGGATAACTGCGCCCGCATCCCATGTCACGACCCGCGTCGCAGTACGCTGCCATTCGCAATGATCTGCAGAGATACCTCATCGACGTAGCCTACCGTCCACTCACTACCCAGTGCAGGACGGCGGATTCCCGGCGATCCGCCACTCCTGTGGACAGCCTCGTTCGGCCCGTGGACGAAGGGCGACGACCGTCCGTATGCTCCGACCGAGTAGCTCGCGGCTCACCCCGCCGGCCTGCGAGAGAAAGTGAGGCCGCGCGGCGCTTCGCAGCCGCGAGCGTCCGGCCACTTACCTCGCCACAGGAGCCCGTCATGCCCTTCCGTGAGCTCATGACCGACCGCGTCACGCTGGTCAAGAAGGATGGACGCCGAATCGAGAACATCCAGGCACTGATCTCATCGTCCACCATCTACATGGACGACGCCAGCTTGCCAATCGAAGAAGACGACACCTTCGAGCGACCACTTCCGAACGGCTTGGTCGAGGTGTACGTGGTCACGGATCGAGGTTTCCATCGGGGACTTCCAGGCGCGATCGCGGATCACTACCAGACGAAGGTCCGGAAGGAGCCGTCGCTTCGTCCACCGTCTGCGCCGGCGGTCTTCCACATCAGCGGCGACAATGCGCGCGTCAACATCAACTCTGTCGATCAGTCCGCCAACGTCGTCAACACGACGCCTGAGGCGCTCTTTCGTGATCTCATTCGCGCGATTGAGCGTGGCGTCGCTGACGCGTCACAGAGGACGGACCTTGTCGAGCGAGTGAAGGCGCTTGAGGCTGCGCGAGGGACGCCGTCGTTTGTAGACCAGTACCAGGCCTTCATCGCGAGCGCCGCCGCGCACATGACGCTCCTGTCTCCCTTCATCCCGGCACTCACCCAGCTTCTGAAGTAGCTTGCCGCTGTTTGTCCACGGAACACTGGGCGAGTCGTGCCTCCCACTCGCAGTGTTGCGGCCCAGTCGTCACGTCCACCCGGCTACGCAGGCGACCAGAAGTCGGGCATGCTGGGAGCATGGCGCCTAACTTCACCCCACCTCAACGCCACGGCAACTTCGCCTTTGGCCTGACGCCTGAAGCGGTTGGACGCTTCCGCGACATCATGCGCCGCGAGTGTGGCTTGGAGCTGACGCCCGAAGAGGCGTGGGCCCGCGCGATCGAGCTCCTCGCCCTGTTCCGCATGATGCTCGGGCCGTTGCCCGAGGATGCGCGCCCGGCGAGTTCGAGCATCCGCGCTCTTGACGGATCCCGCCGCCCGAGCAATTGATGAAGCTCTACGCTGTCCTATGCCCGCCCACGTCATCTATGCCCGCAAGTCCACGGATTCCGAGGACAAGCAGGTCCTCTCCATCGACTCCCAGATCGCCGAACTGAAGGCGCACGCGGTGCGCCACGGCCTTGAGGTCTC contains the following coding sequences:
- a CDS encoding DUF932 domain-containing protein gives rise to the protein MRSTLMLHRGGWSASLADLASVEVPESTDSYVPVSYGRLVEEIHLHLPRFGLAVQDERYALARDGNQMFGVLTCRNGHTADWGLAIGLRSSYDRSLSVQLVAGSRVFVCDNLAFHGETKVSRKHTAHVFRDLPSLVYDMLMSVSAMKGRLAAEIEQMKRLTLKMALAHHLMILAIRSGALPASQLPKVIEHFDDLDNPEFVPHSAWALFNAFTAVIGQRQPRQQMDGTLRLTKAFREGLSLN
- the radC gene encoding DNA repair protein RadC gives rise to the protein MYVRELTKRKYRGKQPHVIRGPEDVTKLFGRRLTKHAREHFLVVLLNARHEVDAVETVSIGSLNASIVHPREVFKPAILASAASVVLVHNHPSGDPEPSEEDLAITKRLVEVGELLGIGVLDHVIVASRGVVSFRARQLL
- a CDS encoding PD-(D/E)XK nuclease family protein, coding for MVQPRVISISQVNAYLGCPLKYRFQYVDKVPRPWRVAGMAFGTSIHAAVEWFHKERLAGRSPELPDVLQVFDADWYAQNVEPLVFSERESRDGLAEKGRAMLQLYVESANGTKPVAVEQPFELELADPETGEILEVRLRGIIDLIEEGDVLVDLKTAGRTLESGGLERHLQLSAYALAFLLFKGKIPRLRLDMLLKTTKPRLERHETTRSLEDLSWSARLIREVSLAIETEHFFPNPSWRCTECEYFAHCQQWRGTWPMQADEQLIQLAEREGVGEIAGA
- a CDS encoding M48 family metalloprotease, which translates into the protein MSIARSAWMRCGLFAVAIVAVTSAEKSAAADQHSLEAIIAALQSPISPQALAAARKYDDDILSSGQSWSHQIYLVTDERYARVKRITDTVLQAAGQDPNQWVVRVLDSDPKVVNAFVVGGKYIYVWTGLLDLHPSDDELGLILAHETGHSMLKHLERRQDDASTTWAGLANLAALLSPKNKDALSTISTSISSTYSRGDEEEADAIGVCIARQAGFDPMRGLNFFTGMIRQRDQHRQERQRTLDEAKAAYDQALANCMQNKNLFNSSRSYQTQENANKVNAMCADAEKRRLHYNQVVEWYNADVASEQRNVLLADHPLDQTRVATVTALVDYLAGRRDVETLTDHQQSYRVMKALGQVRPELLKESAVVAAPTVARADSAAAPPSGKSLEQQLLDLKRAHDQGLITDAEYERKRQEILARY
- a CDS encoding crossover junction endodeoxyribonuclease RuvC, which codes for MQSKTVIGIDPGTREMGLVVLRAHVLVWFGVRTLPNGKRHHEAIGLAKQHVLNLIEEHDPDVVAIEKPFDLPGHRAHLLNVLADELRDRSEELGIDVVELSPVAIRQRVTGNPRATKIDVAEHLVAHGFGHLRQLVPKRPARPALGLRPKHKYWLHMFDALAIAVAATEM
- a CDS encoding crossover junction endodeoxyribonuclease RuvC, translating into MPRNPSRPILAIDPGTRELGYAILAGRRLLEHGVIPLRSLPKDQRLREATLGMGRLVNRHRPGALVVEKTYRHPVPWLNNLHRITLAARRIAKAWRIPLHTYSPQAVRQTVAGNGKATKAEAAVIVAHRFPQLRLLLTQDRRWKERYWLNDLDAVGLAWHHQVVAHPPSRSRHSG
- a CDS encoding helix-turn-helix transcriptional regulator; this translates as MSQQALAAKLELHRSLVSLWERGLRLPNVPRLLVMARELGVLPDTLYPDVSLAAGLPRHAATPHAA